A genomic stretch from Marinimicrobium sp. C6131 includes:
- the atpA gene encoding F0F1 ATP synthase subunit alpha, translating into MQQLNPSEISDIIKQRIDKLDVSAEARNQGTVVSVSDGIVRIHGLMDVMYGEMIEFEGGRFGMALNLERDSVGAVILGDYLGVAEGQTCKCTGRILEVPVGPELEGRVIDALGNPIDGKGPVDTKETDAIEKVAPGVIWRQSVDQPVQLGLKAVDSMVPIGRGQRELIIGDRQIGKSAIAVDAIINQKDSGIKCIYVAIGQKASSIASVVRKLEEHGAMDHTVVVAATASDPAAMQYLAAFAGCTIGEYYRDRGQDALIIYDDLTKQAWAYRQISLLLRRPPGREAYPGDVFYLHSRLLERAARVSADYVEKFTNGEVKGKTGSLTALPIIETQAGDVSAFVPTNVISITDGQIFLETSMFNSGIRPAMNAGISVSRVGGSAQTKVIKKLSGGIRTALAQYRELAAFSQFASDLDEATKAQLEHGERVTELMKQNQYSPMSIAQMALVLFCANEGYLQDVEVNKVLDFEHALLSYAESEGADLLKEINETGNWNDELQGKMKALVDKFKSTQTW; encoded by the coding sequence ATGCAGCAGCTGAATCCATCCGAGATTAGCGACATTATCAAGCAGCGCATCGACAAACTCGATGTGTCCGCCGAAGCCCGCAACCAGGGCACGGTGGTTTCCGTGTCCGACGGCATCGTGCGTATCCACGGCCTGATGGACGTGATGTACGGCGAGATGATCGAATTTGAAGGCGGTCGTTTCGGTATGGCACTGAACCTGGAGCGCGACTCCGTCGGTGCGGTAATTCTGGGCGACTACCTGGGTGTGGCCGAAGGCCAGACCTGTAAGTGCACCGGTCGTATTCTGGAGGTGCCGGTAGGCCCCGAGCTGGAAGGCCGCGTTATCGACGCACTGGGTAACCCGATCGATGGTAAGGGTCCGGTCGACACCAAAGAAACCGACGCCATTGAAAAAGTGGCTCCCGGTGTTATCTGGCGTCAGTCCGTTGACCAGCCGGTTCAACTGGGTCTGAAAGCGGTTGACTCCATGGTGCCGATCGGCCGCGGTCAGCGTGAGTTGATCATTGGTGACCGTCAGATCGGTAAATCCGCCATTGCGGTGGACGCCATCATCAACCAGAAAGACTCCGGCATTAAGTGTATCTACGTGGCCATTGGCCAGAAGGCCTCCTCCATTGCGTCCGTGGTTCGCAAGCTGGAAGAGCATGGCGCCATGGATCACACCGTTGTGGTGGCTGCCACCGCATCGGATCCGGCGGCCATGCAATACCTGGCGGCCTTCGCCGGTTGTACCATTGGTGAGTACTACCGCGATCGCGGTCAGGACGCACTGATCATTTATGATGACCTGACCAAGCAGGCCTGGGCCTACCGCCAGATCTCCCTGCTGCTGCGTCGTCCGCCGGGCCGTGAAGCCTACCCGGGTGATGTATTCTACCTGCACTCGCGTCTGCTCGAGCGCGCTGCACGAGTCAGTGCCGATTACGTCGAGAAGTTCACCAATGGTGAAGTGAAAGGCAAAACCGGCTCTCTGACCGCGCTGCCGATCATTGAAACCCAGGCCGGTGACGTATCGGCGTTCGTACCCACGAACGTGATCTCCATTACCGACGGTCAGATCTTCCTGGAAACCTCCATGTTCAACTCCGGTATCCGACCGGCGATGAACGCGGGTATCTCGGTATCCCGTGTGGGTGGTTCCGCACAGACCAAAGTGATCAAGAAACTGTCCGGTGGTATTCGTACCGCTCTGGCTCAGTATCGCGAACTGGCGGCTTTCTCCCAGTTTGCCTCTGACCTGGATGAGGCCACCAAGGCTCAGTTGGAACACGGTGAACGCGTGACCGAACTGATGAAGCAGAACCAGTATTCGCCGATGAGTATTGCCCAGATGGCTCTGGTTCTGTTCTGTGCCAACGAAGGCTATCTGCAAGACGTGGAAGTCAACAAGGTTCTGGACTTTGAACACGCCCTGCTCTCCTACGCTGAAAGTGAAGGTGCCGACCTGTTGAAAGAAATCAACGAAACCGGCAACTGGAACGATGAGCTGCAAGGCAAGATGAAAGCCCTGGTGGACAAGTTCAAATCCACTCAGACCTGGTAA
- the atpE gene encoding F0F1 ATP synthase subunit C: protein MGMALIAVALLIGLGALGTAIGFALLGGKLLEGSARQPELAPMLQGKMFLIAGLLDAVPMIGVGIAMYILFVTVPGLA from the coding sequence ATGGGTATGGCACTGATTGCTGTTGCACTGTTGATTGGCCTGGGCGCACTGGGTACTGCCATTGGCTTTGCTCTGTTGGGCGGTAAGCTGCTGGAAGGTTCTGCGCGTCAGCCGGAGCTGGCTCCGATGCTGCAGGGCAAGATGTTCCTGATCGCCGGTCTGTTGGACGCCGTTCCGATGATCGGTGTGGGTATCGCCATGTACATCCTGTTCGTTACCGTACCGGGCCTGGCGTAA
- a CDS encoding ATP synthase subunit I, whose product MINTTPSRQRRTTSIARPPVLSRLLLFWMLLLSAAVGVWLFETRLGLSVLWGIAVSALPGACFAWYSFRRVGGARQSGAAVQAIYRAETIKFLLTAALFAAVFMQVKEIHLAAFFIAFVGAHLGASLVTARTLARHQG is encoded by the coding sequence TTGATAAACACCACGCCATCACGACAGCGCCGCACAACGTCGATTGCCCGGCCTCCGGTCCTTTCGCGCCTGCTGCTGTTCTGGATGCTGCTTCTGAGCGCAGCCGTCGGGGTGTGGCTGTTTGAGACCCGGCTGGGTCTGTCAGTGCTCTGGGGGATTGCGGTCAGTGCCCTCCCCGGCGCCTGTTTTGCCTGGTACAGTTTTCGTCGCGTGGGCGGCGCCCGGCAGTCCGGGGCCGCAGTACAGGCCATTTACCGGGCGGAAACCATCAAGTTTTTACTCACGGCGGCACTGTTCGCGGCTGTGTTTATGCAGGTGAAAGAGATTCATCTGGCGGCATTTTTTATCGCATTTGTCGGTGCACACCTGGGCGCCAGTCTGGTTACCGCCCGCACCCTGGCGCGTCACCAGGGCTAG
- the atpG gene encoding F0F1 ATP synthase subunit gamma encodes MAGAKEIRTQISSIKSTQKITSAMEMVAASKMRKAQERMERGKPYAQRMRAVVGHLANANPEYKNRYMEEREVKRVGYIIVSSDRGLCGGLNINVFKAALKSMKSWSDQGVAVDLCLLGAKAGAFFNSHGGNVVASARDLGEAPTVASLIGSVKVMLDAFGEGKIDKLYLVGNEFINTMTQQPEVQQLLPLVAEEDEKLQHHWDYLYEPDAEQLLDGLLIRYIESQVYQAVVENGACEQAARMVAMKSATDNAGDLISDLQLVYNKARQAAITQELSEIVGGAAAVAS; translated from the coding sequence ATGGCAGGCGCAAAAGAGATTCGGACGCAGATTTCGAGCATTAAAAGCACGCAGAAAATTACCAGCGCGATGGAAATGGTCGCCGCGAGTAAGATGCGTAAAGCTCAGGAACGCATGGAGCGGGGCAAGCCCTACGCCCAGCGTATGCGTGCCGTGGTCGGTCACCTGGCCAACGCCAATCCGGAATACAAAAACCGCTATATGGAAGAGCGCGAGGTCAAACGGGTTGGTTACATCATTGTCTCCAGTGATCGCGGCCTGTGTGGTGGCCTGAACATCAATGTGTTCAAGGCGGCACTGAAGTCCATGAAGTCCTGGTCCGACCAGGGTGTCGCAGTGGATCTGTGCTTGCTGGGTGCCAAAGCCGGTGCGTTTTTCAACAGCCATGGCGGCAATGTGGTAGCCAGCGCTCGTGATCTGGGTGAGGCGCCGACCGTCGCTTCCCTGATTGGCAGCGTCAAGGTCATGCTGGATGCGTTTGGCGAAGGCAAGATCGACAAGCTCTACCTGGTCGGTAACGAATTCATCAACACCATGACTCAGCAACCTGAAGTTCAGCAGCTGTTGCCGCTGGTGGCCGAGGAAGACGAAAAACTTCAGCACCACTGGGATTACCTGTACGAGCCGGACGCCGAGCAACTGCTCGACGGTCTGCTGATTCGTTATATCGAGTCTCAGGTGTATCAGGCCGTGGTTGAAAACGGCGCCTGTGAGCAGGCCGCGCGTATGGTGGCCATGAAGAGCGCCACCGACAATGCCGGCGACCTGATCAGTGACCTGCAACTGGTGTACAACAAAGCCCGTCAGGCCGCGATTACCCAGGAGCTGTCGGAAATTGTGGGCGGTGCCGCCGCCGTGGCCTCTTAA
- the atpB gene encoding F0F1 ATP synthase subunit A — MAAEEYTPTTTEYIQHHLTNWTYGKLPEGSYCDGYQVQETTGWTVAKCSEAMSAMGFNAIHLDSMAWSIGLGLVFIGIFRWAAKKAHSGVPTGLLNFVEIIIEFIDKTVKDGFQHKNAMIAPLALTIFVWVFLMNLMDLVPVDWIPSLAMWIAGDSHFYFKIVPTTDPNITLSMGFTVFLLMIGFSIVKKGFMGFVKELTLHPFHTDKWYVNLFLIPINFALESIALIAKPISLGLRLFGNLYAGEMIFILIATMYSAGLIIGIFGGLLQWGWAVFHILVITLQAFVFMVLTIVYMAMAHHVEDEDQFTH, encoded by the coding sequence ATGGCAGCGGAAGAGTACACTCCCACAACTACCGAGTATATTCAGCACCACCTGACCAACTGGACCTATGGCAAGTTGCCAGAAGGCTCCTATTGTGACGGATACCAGGTGCAGGAAACCACCGGCTGGACGGTGGCGAAATGTTCCGAAGCCATGTCCGCCATGGGGTTCAACGCCATTCACCTCGACTCCATGGCCTGGTCCATCGGGCTCGGTCTGGTGTTTATTGGTATCTTCCGCTGGGCGGCCAAAAAAGCCCACTCGGGTGTGCCCACCGGCCTGCTGAATTTTGTTGAAATCATCATCGAGTTCATCGATAAAACCGTCAAAGACGGCTTCCAACACAAAAACGCCATGATCGCCCCGCTCGCCCTGACCATTTTTGTCTGGGTGTTCCTGATGAACCTGATGGACCTGGTGCCGGTGGACTGGATTCCCTCCCTGGCCATGTGGATCGCCGGCGACAGTCACTTCTACTTCAAGATCGTGCCCACCACCGATCCGAACATCACCCTGTCCATGGGCTTCACTGTCTTCCTGTTGATGATCGGCTTCAGTATCGTCAAGAAAGGTTTCATGGGTTTTGTCAAAGAGCTCACCCTGCACCCGTTCCATACTGACAAGTGGTATGTGAACCTGTTTCTGATTCCAATCAACTTTGCATTGGAGTCCATCGCCCTGATTGCCAAGCCGATTTCCCTTGGGCTTCGACTGTTCGGCAACCTCTACGCGGGTGAAATGATCTTTATCCTGATTGCCACCATGTACTCGGCCGGCCTGATCATTGGTATTTTCGGCGGCCTGTTGCAGTGGGGTTGGGCGGTTTTCCACATTCTGGTGATTACCCTGCAGGCTTTCGTATTCATGGTGTTGACCATTGTGTACATGGCCATGGCGCACCATGTGGAAGACGAAGACCAGTTTACGCACTAA
- a CDS encoding F0F1 ATP synthase subunit B, whose translation MNINLTLIGQSIAFIFFVLFCMKYVWPFITDAMAERQKRIADGLAAADRADKDLELAKEKAAKTLRDAKQEAAGIVESANKRAAKLVEEAKDQARVEAERIRSAAEAEVEQEVNRAKEKLRGQVSQLALLGAQKVLEAEIDESKHKSMIDKLAANL comes from the coding sequence GTGAACATTAATTTGACCCTAATCGGACAGTCCATCGCGTTTATTTTCTTCGTGCTGTTCTGCATGAAGTACGTGTGGCCGTTCATCACCGACGCAATGGCCGAGCGTCAGAAGCGCATTGCGGATGGCCTGGCCGCCGCGGATCGCGCCGACAAGGATCTGGAATTGGCGAAAGAAAAAGCCGCCAAGACCCTGCGCGACGCCAAACAGGAAGCGGCCGGTATCGTCGAGTCCGCCAATAAGCGCGCCGCCAAGCTTGTTGAAGAAGCCAAAGACCAGGCTCGGGTAGAAGCCGAGCGTATCCGGTCAGCGGCCGAAGCCGAAGTGGAGCAGGAAGTGAACCGTGCCAAAGAGAAACTGCGTGGCCAAGTGTCCCAGCTGGCTTTGCTCGGTGCACAGAAAGTGCTGGAAGCGGAAATTGACGAATCCAAGCACAAGTCCATGATCGACAAACTGGCTGCCAATCTTTAA
- a CDS encoding ParB/RepB/Spo0J family partition protein, with protein sequence MAGKRKGLGKGLDALLGAGVTPAPADTPTPDSPQAVEEALADGRLAHIPVEKIQRGRYQPRRDMHPEALEELADSIRAQGVMQPIVVRLVAPDKYEIIAGERRWRATQLAGLDKIPAVIRDVPDEAAIAMALIENIQREDLNPIEEAMALKRLQEEFELTQGEVAQAVGKSRTTVTNLLRLIALTEEVKTMLEHGDLEMGHARALLTLEPEDQRVAARQVVGKALSVRQTETLVRNLQEQKHKNTVKPAAPSADIRRLEEQLSETLGAGVNIQHTAKGKGKLVINYNNLDELDGILAHIK encoded by the coding sequence ATGGCGGGAAAACGCAAAGGCTTAGGTAAAGGCTTGGATGCCCTTTTGGGGGCAGGCGTGACGCCGGCTCCGGCGGACACACCCACTCCGGATTCGCCCCAGGCCGTCGAGGAAGCGTTAGCGGACGGCCGGCTGGCCCACATTCCCGTGGAAAAAATCCAGCGAGGCCGCTACCAACCCCGCCGGGATATGCACCCGGAAGCGCTGGAAGAATTGGCGGACTCCATCAGGGCCCAGGGCGTCATGCAGCCCATTGTGGTTCGTCTGGTCGCACCGGATAAATACGAAATCATTGCCGGGGAGCGTCGCTGGCGGGCTACTCAACTGGCCGGCCTGGACAAGATTCCGGCCGTCATCCGGGATGTGCCGGATGAAGCCGCCATTGCGATGGCGTTGATTGAAAACATCCAGCGCGAAGACCTCAACCCGATCGAAGAGGCCATGGCGCTGAAGCGGTTGCAGGAGGAGTTCGAACTGACCCAGGGCGAAGTGGCCCAGGCCGTGGGGAAATCCCGGACTACCGTGACCAATCTGTTGCGCCTGATCGCCCTGACCGAAGAGGTCAAAACCATGCTCGAACATGGCGACCTCGAGATGGGTCACGCCCGCGCGCTACTCACTCTGGAACCCGAAGATCAGCGAGTCGCCGCCCGACAGGTCGTCGGTAAGGCGCTATCGGTCCGTCAGACCGAGACCCTGGTGCGCAATCTTCAGGAACAGAAGCACAAGAACACCGTGAAGCCCGCAGCGCCCTCGGCGGATATCCGTCGCCTGGAGGAGCAACTGTCCGAAACTCTGGGAGCAGGTGTGAATATTCAGCACACGGCCAAGGGTAAGGGCAAGTTGGTGATCAATTACAATAATCTGGATGAGCTCGACGGTATTCTCGCCCATATCAAGTGA
- a CDS encoding F0F1 ATP synthase subunit delta: protein MAELTTLARPYAKAAFQYALEAQDLSGWAQQLATLAGASQYGTMAERIASPSLSAQQQADVLIEACGDELSQPVRNYVQLLAQNKRLILLPEIQQLFEAFKHAQEQSVDVELTTAFKLADAEQEKLAQALSDKLKRKISVRAQVDEKLLAGVIVKAGDLVIDGSMRGRLEKLAKAINS, encoded by the coding sequence GTGGCTGAACTGACTACCCTCGCCCGACCCTATGCCAAAGCCGCGTTTCAATACGCGCTGGAAGCGCAGGATCTGAGCGGTTGGGCCCAGCAACTGGCGACTCTGGCCGGCGCCAGCCAATACGGCACCATGGCCGAGCGGATCGCGTCACCGTCACTGTCGGCCCAACAACAGGCCGATGTTCTGATCGAGGCCTGCGGTGACGAACTGAGCCAGCCAGTGCGCAACTATGTTCAGCTTCTGGCCCAGAACAAGCGTCTGATTTTGTTGCCGGAAATTCAACAACTGTTCGAGGCGTTCAAGCACGCCCAGGAACAGTCGGTGGATGTCGAGCTGACGACCGCCTTCAAGTTGGCGGACGCGGAGCAGGAAAAACTGGCTCAGGCACTCAGCGACAAGCTCAAGCGCAAAATCAGCGTCCGGGCCCAGGTCGACGAGAAGCTTCTGGCGGGCGTTATCGTTAAAGCAGGTGATTTGGTCATCGACGGCTCGATGCGCGGTCGGTTAGAAAAACTCGCCAAAGCAATCAATTCGTAG